The genomic window CCCTCTTCAGTTGAAGCGGTAAAAGCCTTACAAAGAATGGGTTTAGAAGTGGTAATGTTAACCGGAGATAACCAAAAAACCGCCGAAGCAATTGCAGATGAAGTGGGAATTAAACGAGTTTTTGCCCAAGTTCGTCCCGACCAAAAAGCCAGTACCATTCAACAAATTCAACAAGAAAGATTGAACCGAAAACAAAAAAATAAAATTGTAGCAATGGTGGGAGATGGTATTAATGATGCCCCGGCTTTAGCCCAAGCAGATGTAGGAATTGCGATCGGAACCGGAACCGATGTAGCGATGGCGGCCAGTGATTTAACCCTAATTTCTGGGGATTTAAACGGGATTGTTACCGCCATTCAACTCAGTCATGCCACCATGAGAAATATTAAAGAAAATCTCTTTTTTGCCTACATTTACAATACCCTTGGTATTCCCATTGCAGCCGGTATTTTATATCCCTTTTTCGGTTGGTTATTGAATCCCATGATTGCCGGGGCAGCTATGGCTTTTAGTTCTGTTTCTGTGGTAACAAATGCGTTAAGATTGCGTAATTTTAGCCCGACAGTTAATCGTTAATTGATGAAAATAAGGAGTAACAAAAATGAAATCTAATCAAGTTATTTTGACCAGTTTATTAAGTCTGGGTTTAATCTTAGGAAATGTCCAACTATCTCAAGCCCAAATGGACATGACTCAATCGGATCATCAATTTTCTCGAATTGAACAACCTTTATCTTTGAAATTATTAGTTACTTTAGGAGGATTAGGATTAATTGGGGCTGAAGTTTGGTGGTTTTTATTCAGTAAAAGTCAATCAAAACAAGCAACCACCTATCAAGGAATTCAAGAAGTTGAAATTACAGTTGATGGAGGCTATAGCCCTGACAGAATTAGGGTGAATGCAGGACAACCTGTAAGATTAAATTTTCTACGAAAAGATCCCAGTAGTTGCCTAGAAAAAGTTATTTTACCTGACTTTCATAAAGCCCTTGATTTACCGATGAATCAAGTGAGTTCTCTGGAATTTACCCCAAATCAAGCAGGAGACTATACGTTTCATTGTGGGATGAATATGTTTAGAGGTGTTTTAGAAGTGCAAGACACAAACTCACAAGAAAATCATAATAGTCAAAAATCTGAGTCTGTTGCTTCTGTTTAGAGTATGAAGATTTAGAAATGATTAAGTTAGCAAAAATATCTAAAAAACCATGTAAAAACTACTAGATTAACAAATAATAATAAAATTAGTATGAAATTAAGTTTCATCAATAGTAAGATATATTTTTTCTATCAAAAGGAAGAAGAATGACTGACTATAAATCGTTATTATTTCAATATTAAAAACAGATAAATAATAGGAGTTTATAATGTTATTAGTTCACGAAGAATATCAATCTAGCTTTGATGTAGCATTAAAATGTGCTGTGGAATGATGAACGGTATGTTTAGAGGAAGATGTCACAATTACTCAACTCCAACAGTTCCCAATAACTAACAATCAGTAGGTGGATGGGTAAATCTAATTTTTACCCTATCTGTTATTTTATTCTATTTCTTGACCAAGTTTTTCTAAAGGAAAAGTTTGACCTATTTTTCCATTTAGTAGAAAGTGGCTTAATTGAAAAAGTTAGTATATGTGAATCGAGCAAGGGAGTACACAGTTATTTTAGCTTTTTTTGTTAACTCAACCTATAAGATCAAGAATAACTAATCCAAATATGTGATACTATATTATTAATATATAGCATGGTTTGTTTATGAGTAATCTAAAAGTTCGCCAGCAAATTCAATCCTATATTGAGCAACTATCAGAAGAAAAGCTTATAGTTGCTGCTGATTTTTTAGCTTATTTAGTAGAAAAAGAAGATAATGAAGCAACTAAAAAATTATTAAATGTAGATGATGATGAATACATCTCTAGTGAAGAACTTCAGCAAAGTGAATCTGCTTGGAAAGATTATATTTCAGGAAAAGATAAGGGCATCAGTTCTCAAGAATTAAAGCGTCAATTATTAGGAGAAAATTTTGCGTGATTATATTTTTTTAAGACAAGCAGAACGTTATTTACGGAAAATGCAACCTAATGATCAAGTTAGAATTTTTAATGCTTTAGATAGTTTAATTGCTGATGCTTCTACTCTCGATATTAAAAGTTTAAAAGGTCGTTCTGATTTTCGATTACGAGTTGGTAAGTATCGAATCTTATTTAGAGAAGATCGAGAGAATCAAGTCTATGTTATTACCAGTATTGGTTCTCGTGGGGATGTTTATAAATAAAATTGATGATTCTCAAAGAGTTATTACTATCCTATTGATAGCATCTTGCGATAATATTCCCTTTTCTAGTTAACTTTATCTATAGAATGCTAAATGTAGTTAGTTATTATAGCAAAATTTTTATTTATAATGGTGGGCAAAGTTTATTAATGACAAACACAAACTAAATTATTAACTTTTGCCCACCCTACAGATTATGCTTTAATTTTATTCATTTTTTTTGTTAATTTTTTCACTCCCATAATAAAGTCATCCACGAAAGTATAAACCACAGGAATCACAATTAAAGTTAATAAAGTGGACACGGTTAACCCCCCTAAAATAACCGTAGCAATAGGGGAATAAGCATCCATTCCCGTCTCAGGATAAAACGCTAATCTGACGACTACAATCATAGTAGTTAATGTGGTCATAAAAATGGCTTTTAATCTCACGGGTCCCGACTCTCGAATCGCTTGCATTCTGGGAACCCCTTTTTGTCGCTTGGTTAAGATTAATTCTAATAATAAAATAGCAGAAGATACAGCAATTCCGGATAAAATAATAATGCCTAAAATTGATACAGTGGATAAGGTTTGTTTGGCTAATAATAACGCCCCAAATACCCCAACTAATTCTAAGGGAATAGATAACATCATAACCAAAGGTTGAATAAATGAACCAAATTGAATCACTAAAATAAGGTAAATTAAGACTAAAGAAACCACTAAACCCTTTAATAAGCGATCGAATTCGATCATCATATCTGTCATATCCCCCATCGAGTCTAACCCATAACCAGGGGGAAACGTAATCGCTTCTGCTGCTTCCATCGCAACGGCCATTGACAAGTTCATCGAAGCAGGATTACGCTTACGATAGAAGCCATTAACGTAGACAACCCGACGGCCATTAACCCTCTCCACTAACGTCGGTCCTTGACTGGGTTCTAACCTTGCAACCATTGATAAGGGTATTTGTTCCCCGTTGGGTGTGGTGAGGTAAGTGGAAGCTAAATCTTGAAAATTGCCCCTATTTTGCTGATTGTAGCGCACTAAAATGGTATTTTGCCGTAAATTAGGACGATTATAGAAACTACGGGTATAACCGCCATTTAAGGCATATTTTGCTTGTTCTGTCACCATCGCTAAACTTAACCCCAACTCTTGGGCCCGACGGCGATCAATTTTTAGTTGATACTCTGGTTGGTTTAAACTAGAACTGGTGTGCGTCATGACAATATCGGGATTATTTTCGGCAATATTTAACACTTGTTGGGCTAAACCGTGTAAAATGTTCAAATCTTCCCCATAAACAGCAATTTGTATCGGTGCAGCAGAGGTGGCCATGACATCCACCCCCATCTCTTTCATGGCAATGCGTCGTATTCCTGGGATGGTTGCGTTAGCTTGAGTTTCTATTGCATCCATGACTTGCCAAATATCCCGTTGACGTTCCCCCAAAGGTTTGAGGGTGACTATCATGGATGCGGCGTTAACCCCACCCATACTATAAGCACTAAAATAGGTACTATTGCGGGTAAATTCAAAGCCTATTTCTGAGGAAACTTTATCAATTTCTGGCTGTTCTAAGATAATAGTTTCAAACTGTTTTGCTGTTTCATCAGTTTTTTGAAAAGACACCCCAGGTTCTAGTTCTATAGTTGCCATAAACTGTCCTGAGTCTCCTAATGGCATCATTTCTTGAGGGATAAAAGGATATAAAGCAAAGGCTAAAACAATAAATGCCCCGGCTATAGCTAATGTAATTTCTCTATTTTTTAAACTAAGATTTAATAACCAGCCGTAACTTTTTTCTAGGGCAACAAACCCATAATGAAAGGGACTAAGTAACCATTGTAACCATGTTCTTTTTTGCTTTTTAGTTTTACCCAGAGGTTTTAAGAAAAAGGCAGCTAACAGGGGAATTAATGTGATAGAAACTAACAAAGATGAAATAAAAGCAAACACCATCGGATACACTAACCCCACAAACATTAACCCTGTTAAACCACCAGCTAAAACCGTCGGTAATAAAGCTGCAATCATAGTACAACTTGCTGCTGCACTGGCTAAAAATACTTCTCCTGTCCCTTCAATAGCTGCTTTTCTAGGACTTTTTCCTAACTTTAAATGACGATCTATTGAGTCAATCACAATAATCGAATCATCCACTAATTTTCCGATCGCCATCATCATTCCCACCAAAGTAGAAGAATTCAAAGACATAGAAATAGGAATAAAAGGAAGTATTGATAAACCCAAAGACATCGGGATAGAAATCATAACAATAGCTGTTGCCCGAAAATCTTCTAAAAAAACTAAAATAACAACCCCTGCCAACAAAACACTAATTAATAATTCTCCCGTGGTACTATCTTTTATTAACTCCACTAAAAAAGAATTATCATAAGCCTCTTGAAATTCAATCCCTGGATATTGCGCTTCAATTTTTGCTAATTCTTTCCGTACTCTTTCTATCACCTTTGGGGAACTAGAATCTGGTTTTTGAATAATATTAACCGCTAATGCTGATTGACCATTGTAACGATAACCACTCCGTTTCTCTTCATAAGTATCTTTGACCTCTGCCACATCCCGAACATAAACGATTCTTCCCCCCATCTCATAGAGGGGATAATCTCGCACCATTTGGGCATTTAACGCCCGATCATCTGCCCTAACTAAGATTTCTGTATCCCCCCTCGTTAAGACCCCTGCACCCTCGCTAACGTTGTTTTTATCGATGGCATCCCGAACATCTAAAATAGATAACCCATAGGCCCCTAACTTTTGGCGATCGACAATAACCTGCAACTGTCGCCGATATCCCCCAAAAATAGACACTGCTTGTACATCCGTCACTTGTGTCAGGCGATCGACTAAGGTATTATCAGCAAACTCCCGCAACTGCAGGGAGTCCCATCCTTCTCCTTTCAAAGCTAAAGTCAAAACGGGACGATTTAAGGGATCTATGGGTAAAACCCAATAAGAACGGGTATTTATGCCATCTAAAGGTAAATCTCCTTCGGCTGCCTTCATCACGCTTTGTACTTCTTGCACTGCCGTATCAATATCCCCACCCCAAGCAAACTGAATGGTGACTAAAGACATATCCTGTTGAGAACTCGATCGCACAAACCTCACCCCATCTAATACCGTCAACCGTTGTTCAATAGGTTTACTGATGTAGGTTTCGACTTCTGTGGGGGTTTGTCCCTCGGCCATAGTTATGATAGCTACTAGGGGACTTTGTACATAAGGCATCATCCGCACAGGGATAATAATAAGGGTAAGAATAGATAGAATGATCACCCCAATATATAGCGCAAGGGTAACAACAGGGTTACGAATAGACCACCGAGTAAAAAAGGTTTTCATAGATACCACTACAAAACGTAGGGTGGGCAATGATTATAACTTTTTATGTTAATCAGTAAGTTAAGATAATTGCCCACCGAGAAACCATTATTAATAAGGTGACAGATAATTATGAAATAGGGATGAAATGGTAGGGTGAAAAAATGCGATCGCTTATTGATGGTGGGCAATGATATTTATATTTTAATTGATTCATTTATAAGTTAGCTTTGCCTACCTACGGATAGGATAGTTTTATAAATGACTAAAACACCAGATTTTTCTAAAATTATCAATCAAGTCGGCGAGTAGGGTGGGCAAATGGGAAAACTTATTTGATTTAATATTAACTTACCATCATTGCCCACCCTACAATCTCAGAAATAAATAAAAAAAACGAAAAATGAAAAAATATGACTTAGTCTGCTAATAAGTAAAGTAGCAAATATATTGATATAATCAATAAAATAATTGAATTTTCAGCTTTTCTTGCCCTACAATTATAAAATAAGCTATAATAAGAATATTAATTATTGTTAGAAAAAAAGTGATTAAAGCAATCAAACAAAAGGGAATTGTCAACAAAGATGGTAAAATCGAAGTTCAATCTCCTGAACTTCAAGAAGGAACAGAAGTAGAGGTTATCATTTTGGTTACTTCTTCCGAAACTGATACGACAGAATATCTACTATCCACAGAAGCTAATAAGCGAGAGTTATTAGAAGCCATAGAAAGAGTTGAAAAACAGGAGGAACTAATTACTATTAAACCTGAAGAATGGCATGAGAAATATAGTATTTGATTCCCAGGCTTTTAAGCAGTTTAATCAATGGGCAACAGAAAACAAGAAACTTTATAAAAAGATTGTTCAATTAATTGATGACACCCTACGTCATCCTTTTTCTGGACTCGGAAAACCTGAACCTTTAAAACATTCTCTTAAAGGATATTGGTCAAGACGTATTAATGATGAACACCGTTTAATTTATAAAGTAACAGAGACAGATATCATTATTATTAGCTGTAAATTTCATTATGATTAGGTGGACAAAATATTAACATTATAAATTAATCAATTTACATTATAACTTTGCCCACCCTACGGTTATTTAACTTCTACAACAATCTCATTTTCTCCTTGATATTTTGTATCTTTAACCTTTGCGGCTAAATTCCAAGTTCCAGCCATACCGAAATTGGTTTTAACTTTAAATTGTCCAGGGGTTTCTGTGGGTTCAATTTCTACTTTAGAAATCATGGGTTCTTCCCCTTCCATGGGCATTGTTGAACTGACTTCGATGTTTTCAACCGGTACCGTTTCCCCAGAAGTGCTGTCTTTAACTTCTAAAATTAGTTCTGCATCTCCCATAGGAATCTCTTCTTCTGGACTTACTAAAGCAACCATTGCTGTGTTTTCTTCTGTTGCCATTGTCTCAGTTTCAGTGGTAGTTTCTGTACTTTCTTCTGTTGCAGTTGTCTCAGTTTCAGGAGCCGTTTCTGACTGAGTTTGAGTATCAGTAGAAGGAGAACTACAAGCAATCATTAATAAGCTAATAGGTAAAATTAAAGTGATGATTTTCTTCATAATTTTTTTCCTTTTGTTGTATACAAGAGACAATGAATTTATGTCGTCCATATTTTTAGCACAAATAAAATAATAATTCAATACTTTTATTTTTTCTTAAGAATCAATGATTGATGACAATTAAGATAAACTTATTTAACTAAGATATTAAATTCTTTTTTTTGTTGATAGTTTTTATCTTTAATTTCAACAGAAATACTCCATTCTCCTTTCATACCTAAAAAGGTTTCTGCTTTAAATTTCCCTATTTGCGACTCAGGTTTAACCTCAACTTTTGCCGTCATGGGAGCCATATTTTTCATGGGCATTGTTGCTTTAATATCTAAGGATTCAATTTGTAAAGGTTTCTTATTTTTACTATCAACAATTTCAAAAATAAACTCTGCATCACCTATCTTAACCTCTGGAGAACTAACTAAGTTAATACTAACGTTAGTTTGACCCATTCTAGTCTTAGTTGAAATTAGACTATTCTGGTTGTGATTGATCACCGTTACCGTAGCATTTTCTATTAGTTTATGATGTCCCGTGGTAATAACGGCATCCCCTGGTTGGAGTCCCCCTAGAATCTGAATATTATCACCACTAATCATCCCCAATGTAACTAATTTTCGAGTGGCTGTGTCTCCATTTACCACCCAAACCGCCGGGTTATCCTCAAACGTCACCACCGCAGAGGAGGGGACGGTTAAAGCATTAGGTTGACGTTGGGTGATCAACTCCATTTCCACAAACTGGCCCGATCGCAACTCACCCCCAGGGTTGTTAACCACGGCTTCGACGGTGACGGTACGGGTTTGACTGTTGCTTTGAGGAAAAATACTGCTGACTTGACCATTGATAGTAACACTTGTTCCAGGAATTTTAGCAATAATGGGGGTTCCTATGCGAATATTGGTAGCATCGTGTTGCGCTACATTTGCTTGCAACCGAATACGACTATAATCACCAATTTTCACTATTCCCATCCCTGGTTGTACCACCATCCCTGGATCGACCATTCTTTCTTGAACAATACCAGTAACAGGGGCTTCTATTTGGGTGTAACTGGACATAACCGAAGCTGTCGCCACCTTAGCCTTAGCTTGTTGCACTTTAGCCTGATCATTGATAACTTTTGCTTCTAAACGGGCTATTTTAACCTTAGCTTCCGATAACATGGCCTGTTTAGATTGTACTTCGCTTTCTACCACGTCGTAGTCATCTTGTGTGATCGCCCCTTCAGACACTAACATAGAAAATCGGTCTAATTTCTTCTTTAAATAACCCAAATCTGCTTCTATTTGTTTAATACTGTTTTTTTGTTCTAATATCTCAATTTTACTCACTTCTAAAGCTGTTCTCATCGTATCCGTTTCTGCTTGCGCTTCGGCCACTTGGGTGAACAGTTCACTTGCACTAATTTGGGCTAAAGTTTGGCCTGAGGTAATGCGATCGCCTGGATAAACGGAATAATTGGTTAATTGTCCTGCAACCCTCGGATAGACAGTAACGACTTGATAGGGTTCAATGGTTCCCGTGTATTGTATCTTAGCTTCTAATAATTGAGGTTTAACCACTTCTACGGTGACGGGAGTGGGGTTAAACGAACCATCCACAGCCATCATTTCATCATGGGACATTTCACCATGACCACTATGATCCATGGTAGACGATGCTGGTTTTAATTGATTGGTGACTACAAGAATACCCCCTGTCAACGCCATAAAAACCCCTAATCCCAGGGTTTTCTTACTGAGGAGACTGCCTAAGACCTTTCCAGGAAATAAACCCTTCAAAGGAGTATTCCGAATGACAAGAACCCCTATAACCACTAGAGTTCCGATGGTTAGCGTTCCAGTAGAAGAGAAAGGGTTAAACGATGCTTCTTCTAAGAGTAAAGAGATGGGTTCTGTGGAATGGGACAGTTGACCCGTATGTTGAGGGGTATCACTCATAAGTCAAAAGCAAAGGCCATAGTTTCATTAATCTACCATGACAGATAAATATGAAATCAGGATGAAATGATCCTCTTAAAATTCTAAGGCTAATTGTCTTTGATTGCGACTCACTAATTGTTCAAATTCTTGTACAGTGTGAACATATTTTTCAGGGGCGATCGCACTAACATTAAGATGGCCAGCATCAGGGACTAAAAGAATTTTTTTGGGGACTCTAGCCGCTTCAAATAGGGTTTGACTCATGGTGTAAGGAACTTTGCGATCGCTAGTTCCATGAATCAACAACAGAGGAATCTTTAATAAGGATAATTTGCACAAAGAATCGAAGCGTTGATGTAAGAGTAATTTAGTGGGAAATAGTTTATAAATGAACCCTGAATGATCAACCATATCGATCATCGAAGTGAAAGTATTTTCTGCAATAATGCCGGCTGCATGGGGTTTACGAACGCCTAAATCAATGGCAACAGCGCCACCCAAAGAATGACCATAAATAAAGATAGTTTGCGGTTTAATTCGACGTTCTTGGGTTAAATAATCCCAAGCGACTTGAGAATCACGGTAGATTTCTGCTTCTGTGGGAAACTTACCTTTACTGCTACCATAACCCCGATAATCAATAATAAAAACAGAAAAGCCTTGATTATAAAACGTTTGAATGGTGCTTAAATTATGACTAACATTGCCACCAATTCCGTGTAAATATAATAAAACTTTTTCGGGGTAAGCATTAGGGTTAATCCACCAACCATGTATTTGTTCTATTTTGCCTTGAGGGGTCATCACTGATAACCAGACATCTTCGTAAGCCATTCCTAAATCGCCAGGAGTCATATCCAGAGTCAAGGAAGGCTTAAAA from Crocosphaera subtropica ATCC 51142 includes these protein-coding regions:
- a CDS encoding Txe/YoeB family addiction module toxin, which codes for MRNIVFDSQAFKQFNQWATENKKLYKKIVQLIDDTLRHPFSGLGKPEPLKHSLKGYWSRRINDEHRLIYKVTETDIIIISCKFHYD
- a CDS encoding cupredoxin domain-containing protein — encoded protein: MKSNQVILTSLLSLGLILGNVQLSQAQMDMTQSDHQFSRIEQPLSLKLLVTLGGLGLIGAEVWWFLFSKSQSKQATTYQGIQEVEITVDGGYSPDRIRVNAGQPVRLNFLRKDPSSCLEKVILPDFHKALDLPMNQVSSLEFTPNQAGDYTFHCGMNMFRGVLEVQDTNSQENHNSQKSESVASV
- a CDS encoding efflux RND transporter periplasmic adaptor subunit → MSDTPQHTGQLSHSTEPISLLLEEASFNPFSSTGTLTIGTLVVIGVLVIRNTPLKGLFPGKVLGSLLSKKTLGLGVFMALTGGILVVTNQLKPASSTMDHSGHGEMSHDEMMAVDGSFNPTPVTVEVVKPQLLEAKIQYTGTIEPYQVVTVYPRVAGQLTNYSVYPGDRITSGQTLAQISASELFTQVAEAQAETDTMRTALEVSKIEILEQKNSIKQIEADLGYLKKKLDRFSMLVSEGAITQDDYDVVESEVQSKQAMLSEAKVKIARLEAKVINDQAKVQQAKAKVATASVMSSYTQIEAPVTGIVQERMVDPGMVVQPGMGIVKIGDYSRIRLQANVAQHDATNIRIGTPIIAKIPGTSVTINGQVSSIFPQSNSQTRTVTVEAVVNNPGGELRSGQFVEMELITQRQPNALTVPSSAVVTFEDNPAVWVVNGDTATRKLVTLGMISGDNIQILGGLQPGDAVITTGHHKLIENATVTVINHNQNSLISTKTRMGQTNVSINLVSSPEVKIGDAEFIFEIVDSKNKKPLQIESLDIKATMPMKNMAPMTAKVEVKPESQIGKFKAETFLGMKGEWSISVEIKDKNYQQKKEFNILVK
- a CDS encoding efflux RND transporter permease subunit; this translates as MKTFFTRWSIRNPVVTLALYIGVIILSILTLIIIPVRMMPYVQSPLVAIITMAEGQTPTEVETYISKPIEQRLTVLDGVRFVRSSSQQDMSLVTIQFAWGGDIDTAVQEVQSVMKAAEGDLPLDGINTRSYWVLPIDPLNRPVLTLALKGEGWDSLQLREFADNTLVDRLTQVTDVQAVSIFGGYRRQLQVIVDRQKLGAYGLSILDVRDAIDKNNVSEGAGVLTRGDTEILVRADDRALNAQMVRDYPLYEMGGRIVYVRDVAEVKDTYEEKRSGYRYNGQSALAVNIIQKPDSSSPKVIERVRKELAKIEAQYPGIEFQEAYDNSFLVELIKDSTTGELLISVLLAGVVILVFLEDFRATAIVMISIPMSLGLSILPFIPISMSLNSSTLVGMMMAIGKLVDDSIIVIDSIDRHLKLGKSPRKAAIEGTGEVFLASAAASCTMIAALLPTVLAGGLTGLMFVGLVYPMVFAFISSLLVSITLIPLLAAFFLKPLGKTKKQKRTWLQWLLSPFHYGFVALEKSYGWLLNLSLKNREITLAIAGAFIVLAFALYPFIPQEMMPLGDSGQFMATIELEPGVSFQKTDETAKQFETIILEQPEIDKVSSEIGFEFTRNSTYFSAYSMGGVNAASMIVTLKPLGERQRDIWQVMDAIETQANATIPGIRRIAMKEMGVDVMATSAAPIQIAVYGEDLNILHGLAQQVLNIAENNPDIVMTHTSSSLNQPEYQLKIDRRRAQELGLSLAMVTEQAKYALNGGYTRSFYNRPNLRQNTILVRYNQQNRGNFQDLASTYLTTPNGEQIPLSMVARLEPSQGPTLVERVNGRRVVYVNGFYRKRNPASMNLSMAVAMEAAEAITFPPGYGLDSMGDMTDMMIEFDRLLKGLVVSLVLIYLILVIQFGSFIQPLVMMLSIPLELVGVFGALLLAKQTLSTVSILGIIILSGIAVSSAILLLELILTKRQKGVPRMQAIRESGPVRLKAIFMTTLTTMIVVVRLAFYPETGMDAYSPIATVILGGLTVSTLLTLIVIPVVYTFVDDFIMGVKKLTKKMNKIKA
- a CDS encoding alpha/beta hydrolase, whose protein sequence is MMINLLLKGLLNGVGVGVIAYLVLCSALIMGQNRLIFKPSLTLDMTPGDLGMAYEDVWLSVMTPQGKIEQIHGWWINPNAYPEKVLLYLHGIGGNVSHNLSTIQTFYNQGFSVFIIDYRGYGSSKGKFPTEAEIYRDSQVAWDYLTQERRIKPQTIFIYGHSLGGAVAIDLGVRKPHAAGIIAENTFTSMIDMVDHSGFIYKLFPTKLLLHQRFDSLCKLSLLKIPLLLIHGTSDRKVPYTMSQTLFEAARVPKKILLVPDAGHLNVSAIAPEKYVHTVQEFEQLVSRNQRQLALEF
- a CDS encoding type II toxin-antitoxin system RelE family toxin; translated protein: MRDYIFLRQAERYLRKMQPNDQVRIFNALDSLIADASTLDIKSLKGRSDFRLRVGKYRILFREDRENQVYVITSIGSRGDVYK
- a CDS encoding FixH family protein; this encodes MKKIITLILPISLLMIACSSPSTDTQTQSETAPETETTATEESTETTTETETMATEENTAMVALVSPEEEIPMGDAELILEVKDSTSGETVPVENIEVSSTMPMEGEEPMISKVEIEPTETPGQFKVKTNFGMAGTWNLAAKVKDTKYQGENEIVVEVK